A part of Podarcis muralis chromosome 15, rPodMur119.hap1.1, whole genome shotgun sequence genomic DNA contains:
- the RFFL gene encoding E3 ubiquitin-protein ligase rififylin: MWATCCNWFCLNGQPEDIQHRPQQGTRAQAYANAGYSSFPSPTGPEQGCKGCGARFSNATLKHTCLDCKKTFCLACSHQPESGPCLCHLCERFRATAFQREELIKMKVKDLRDYLELREISTEMCREKDELVCLIIGQQPAVGPQGDRTARVPPVTIVSPVQEQEAPAPTSPDCPPEWTATDPALQTEEQPQANGHVLPSQGDMAEVENAVEALTEEETQSTDSEDNLVPGRRASLSDLTSVRDIDALSVRQLKEILARNFVNYKGCCEKWELMERVTRLYKEKDLQQLVSDTDDQAAPSGNATLPGSEDNLCKICMDSVIDCVLLECGHMVTCTKCGKRMNECPICRQYVIRAVHVFRS; this comes from the exons ATGTGGGCGACATGCTGCAACTGGTTTTGCCTGAACGGGCAGCCCGAGGACATCCAGCACCGCCCGCAGCAGGGGACCCGCGCGCAAGCCTACGCCAACGCCGGCTACAGCTCCTTCCCTTCGCCCACCGGCCCTGAGCAGGGCTGCAAAGGCTGTGGGGCCCGTTTCAGCAACGCCACCCTTAAG CACACCTGCCTGGACTGCAAAAAGACCTTCTGCCTGGCCTGCTCGCACCAGCCGGAGAGCGGCCCCTGCCTCTGCCACCTCTGCGAGCGGTTCCGGGCCACAGCCTTCCAGCGGGAGGAGCTGATCAAAATGAAGGTGAAAGACCTGCGGGACTACCTGGAGCTGCGGGAGATCTCCACCGAAATGTGCCGCGAGAAGGACGAGCTGGTCTGTCTGATCATCGGCCAGCAGCCCGCTGTGGGTCCCCAGGGAGACAGGACTGCCCGGGTTCCTCCGGTGACAATCGTCTCCCCTGTCCAGGAGCAAGAGGCCCCTGCACCTACCTCACCGGACTGCCCTCCTGAGTGGACTGCGACAGACCCTGCCTTGCAGACTGAGGAGCAGCCACAG GCAAATGGGCATGTCTTACCGAGCCAGGGCGACATGGCGGAAGTTGAGAATGCAGTGGAAGCACTGACCGAGGAGGAGACACAG TCCACCGACTCTGAGGATAACCTAGTTCCGGGGCGGAGGGCATCTCTCTCTGACCTGACAAGTGTGAGAGACATTGATGCCCTCTCCGTAAGGCAGCTGAAGGAGATCCTCGCTCGGAACTTTGTCAACTACAAGGGCTGTTGTGAGAAATGGGAGCTGATGGAGAGAGTGACCCGCCTGTACAAAGAGAAGGACCTTCAGCAGCTGG tTTCTGATACGGATGATCAAGCTG CTCCATCTGGCAACGCCACTCTCCCTGGCTCGGAGGACAACCTCTGCAAGATCTGCATGGACTCCGTCATTGATTGCGTCCTCCTGGAGTGCGGCCACATGGTCACCTGCACCAAGTGTGGGAAGCGCATGAACGAGTGCCCCATCTGCCGGCAGTACGTGATCAGAGCTGTCCATGTCTTCAGGTCTTAA